One genomic region from Acidimicrobiales bacterium encodes:
- a CDS encoding PhoH family protein — protein sequence MTQPATTSKSLRTYVLDTSVLLADPWALGRFVEHEVVLPLVVLTELEAKRHHPELGWAARQTLRNLEAMRLRHGSLLHAMPANDSGGSLRVEINHQDTAGLPMALRGDEQNDHRILAVARNLVHEGRDVVVVTKDLPMRLKASIAGLAAEEYRNEMASDTAWSGVVQFEVAGEVVDELFAEHSADLAESGDLPVNAGVVLHAGSQSALGRFRDDKRVHLVRSDRPLFDVRGRSAEQRIAVDLLADPEVGIVSLGGPAGTGKSVLALAAGLDAVLEQSSHKRVMVFRPIYAVGGQDLGFLPGTEAEKMSPWGAAVTDALEAVAGPEVIEEVFDRGLLEVLPLTHIRGRSLTDSFVVIDEAQNLERGVLLTALSRIGQGSRVVLTHDVAQRDNLRVGRHDGIVSVIETLKGHPLFGHVTLTRPERSPVAALVTQVLDDVSPT from the coding sequence GTGACGCAACCAGCGACGACGTCGAAAAGTCTTCGCACCTACGTCCTCGACACCTCCGTGTTGCTCGCCGATCCGTGGGCTCTCGGACGCTTCGTCGAACACGAGGTGGTGCTCCCGCTGGTGGTGCTCACCGAGCTGGAGGCGAAGCGGCACCACCCCGAGCTCGGCTGGGCCGCCCGTCAGACGCTGCGCAACCTCGAGGCCATGCGCCTGCGCCACGGCTCGCTGCTGCACGCCATGCCGGCGAACGACAGCGGCGGCTCGCTGCGGGTGGAGATCAACCACCAGGACACGGCCGGCCTGCCGATGGCACTGCGGGGCGACGAGCAGAACGACCACCGCATCCTCGCGGTCGCCCGCAACCTGGTGCACGAGGGTCGCGACGTGGTGGTGGTCACCAAGGACCTGCCGATGCGCCTCAAGGCGTCGATCGCGGGCCTGGCGGCCGAGGAATACCGCAACGAGATGGCCAGCGACACGGCCTGGTCGGGCGTGGTGCAGTTCGAGGTGGCGGGCGAGGTGGTCGACGAGCTGTTCGCCGAGCACTCGGCCGACCTGGCGGAGAGCGGCGACCTGCCGGTGAACGCCGGAGTCGTGCTGCACGCCGGCAGCCAGTCGGCGCTCGGCCGCTTCCGCGACGACAAGCGGGTGCACCTGGTGCGCTCCGACCGGCCGCTCTTCGACGTGCGGGGCCGCTCGGCCGAGCAGCGCATCGCCGTCGACCTGCTGGCCGACCCCGAGGTGGGCATCGTCAGCCTGGGCGGGCCGGCCGGCACGGGCAAGAGCGTGCTGGCGCTGGCTGCCGGGCTCGACGCGGTGCTGGAGCAGTCGAGCCACAAGCGGGTGATGGTGTTCCGGCCGATCTACGCGGTCGGCGGTCAGGACCTGGGCTTCCTGCCCGGCACCGAGGCCGAGAAGATGTCGCCCTGGGGCGCCGCGGTCACCGATGCCCTGGAGGCGGTGGCCGGGCCCGAGGTGATCGAAGAGGTGTTCGACCGGGGGCTCCTGGAGGTGCTGCCGCTCACCCACATCCGGGGCCGCAGCCTGACCGACAGCTTCGTAGTGATCGACGAGGCGCAGAACCTGGAGCGTGGTGTCCTGCTGACGGCGCTGAGCCGCATCGGCCAGGGCAGCCGGGTGGTGCTCACCCACGACGTCGCCCAGCGCGACAACCTGCGGGTGGGACGCCACGACGGCATCGTCTCGGTGATCGAGACCCTCAAAGGCCACCCGCTGTTCGGTCATGTCACCCTCACCCGCCCCGAGCGCAGCCCCGTCGCTGCCCTGGTCACCCAGGTCCTCGACGACGTGTCACCCACCTGA
- a CDS encoding lactate utilization protein codes for MSDVSTAVRTWRVSACSPYPADRYLRRHAIETTATEEPRTWSVPATCRVDGWRAQTPVARRILPRPVVPPPWADEPDDTVETEVVETDDDVDYYEPPAPPAGPPENEHGDRTRFLTLARQGLAGGIPVNLVHPPPRRDPSSDRPPAPEPTYANVDPDDLLATFTRSVEEAGGVCHHVVGQVPDILLDQLVTELDAWDVVVSQDPEAIALGERLADRGVEVSPAGRAAATEAALGVTSAVAGIAATGSVVIDSTRAGGRLSSVLPPAHVCVLPVERLVATPAEVLRPLGDDPAALPSSLVLVTGPSRTGDIEQLLTIGAHGPTALHVIVVSPPPGVGAGVAPSS; via the coding sequence ATGAGTGACGTGAGCACGGCCGTGCGGACCTGGCGGGTGTCCGCCTGTTCCCCGTACCCCGCCGATCGGTACCTCCGCCGGCACGCCATCGAGACGACCGCCACGGAGGAGCCGCGCACGTGGTCGGTGCCGGCGACGTGCCGCGTCGACGGCTGGCGGGCGCAGACCCCCGTCGCCCGCCGGATCCTCCCTCGGCCCGTCGTCCCTCCCCCGTGGGCCGACGAGCCCGACGACACAGTCGAGACCGAGGTCGTCGAGACCGACGACGACGTCGACTACTACGAGCCTCCTGCTCCGCCTGCCGGCCCGCCCGAGAACGAGCACGGCGACCGCACCCGGTTCCTCACCCTGGCCCGCCAGGGCCTGGCCGGCGGCATCCCGGTGAACCTGGTGCACCCGCCGCCGCGCCGCGACCCGTCGTCGGACCGGCCGCCGGCTCCGGAGCCGACCTACGCCAACGTCGACCCCGACGACCTGCTGGCCACCTTCACCCGCTCGGTGGAGGAGGCGGGTGGGGTGTGCCACCACGTGGTCGGCCAGGTGCCGGACATCCTCCTCGACCAGCTCGTCACCGAGCTGGACGCCTGGGACGTGGTCGTCTCGCAGGACCCGGAGGCCATCGCCCTCGGCGAGCGGCTGGCCGACCGGGGCGTCGAGGTGTCGCCCGCCGGCCGTGCCGCCGCCACGGAGGCCGCGCTCGGCGTCACCTCGGCCGTCGCGGGCATCGCCGCCACCGGGTCGGTGGTGATCGACAGCACCCGGGCCGGCGGTCGCCTCTCGTCGGTGCTGCCCCCGGCGCACGTCTGCGTCCTCCCGGTCGAGCGGCTGGTGGCCACGCCCGCCGAGGTGCTGCGCCCGCTGGGCGACGACCCGGCCGCGCTGCCGTCGTCGTTGGTCCTGGTCACAGGCCCGTCGCGCACCGGCGACATCGAGCAGCTCCTCACCATCGGCGCGCACGGCCCCACTGCGCTCCACGTGATCGTGGTCAGCCCGCCGCCGGGCGTGGGTGCGGGGGTCGCCCCCTCGTCGTGA
- a CDS encoding HIT domain-containing protein produces MPTKTSDDCTFCAIVAGRLPAHVVLDDEVVMAFLDVRPLFPGHTLVVPRDHYVTLTDLPADQVGPFFERVQWVTRAVEHAMSAAGSFVAMNNVVSQSQPHLHVHVVPRNRKDGLRGFFWPRTRYADDEAAAEVATTLRSALSEMSTAVSSEASKQGASEDPAAPVSSDSSGQGSSPHG; encoded by the coding sequence ATGCCCACGAAGACGTCCGACGACTGCACCTTCTGCGCCATCGTGGCCGGACGCTTGCCCGCCCATGTGGTGCTCGACGACGAGGTCGTCATGGCGTTCCTCGACGTGCGGCCCCTGTTCCCCGGCCACACGCTGGTCGTGCCCCGGGACCACTACGTGACGCTCACCGACCTACCGGCCGACCAGGTGGGGCCGTTCTTCGAGCGCGTGCAGTGGGTGACGCGGGCGGTGGAGCACGCCATGTCGGCGGCGGGGTCGTTCGTGGCGATGAACAACGTCGTCAGCCAGAGCCAGCCCCACCTGCACGTGCACGTGGTGCCCCGCAACCGCAAGGACGGGCTGCGCGGGTTCTTCTGGCCGCGGACCCGCTACGCCGACGACGAGGCGGCCGCCGAGGTGGCGACGACCTTGCGCTCGGCGCTGTCGGAGATGTCGACCGCCGTGAGCTCGGAGGCGTCGAAGCAGGGTGCGTCGGAGGACCCCGCCGCGCCGGTCTCGTCCGACTCGTCGGGGCAGGGGAGCAGCCCGCACGGGTAG
- a CDS encoding sigma-70 family RNA polymerase sigma factor, whose amino-acid sequence MTNAAERMDQGVGGSFEDVYNRTYRRMIRLAHVMTGSNDLAEEVVQDAFVGLYRRFDGVGDPDGYLYRSVTNACKSRYRRKQVTDRLTRLRAVVAVDPPDIDETWTALQRLSPRRRAAVALRYYADLSIDDIADILGCRPATVRSLLHRALADLKELIVR is encoded by the coding sequence ATGACGAACGCGGCGGAGCGGATGGACCAAGGCGTCGGCGGGTCGTTCGAAGACGTGTACAACCGCACGTACCGACGGATGATCCGGCTCGCCCACGTGATGACCGGCAGCAACGATCTGGCCGAGGAGGTCGTCCAGGACGCCTTCGTCGGCCTCTATCGGCGCTTCGACGGCGTCGGTGACCCCGACGGCTACCTGTACCGATCGGTGACCAACGCCTGCAAGTCCCGGTACCGCCGCAAGCAGGTCACCGATCGCCTCACCCGGCTGCGGGCCGTCGTCGCCGTCGACCCGCCCGACATCGACGAGACCTGGACGGCGCTCCAGCGCCTCTCGCCGCGTCGCCGCGCCGCGGTGGCGCTGCGCTACTACGCGGACCTCTCCATCGACGACATCGCCGACATCCTCGGCTGCCGTCCCGCCACCGTGCGGTCGCTGCTGCACCGCGCCCTCGCCGACCTCAAGGAGCTGATCGTCCGATGA
- a CDS encoding (Fe-S)-binding protein: protein MTDESTEDPLRVSFLITCVVDIVAPEVGEAAVRTLRAARCTVSCDLSQTCCGQPAWNAGFAEDAAAVARPTLAALEAELGRGAEYVVVPAGSCATMVRLFWPELFEIVGDPDAAARARRVGERTREWSELLAERAASLPKLRLSEPRKVVLHQSCHRQRELDVTPPLARLLGLVDGCETVEWTGADRCCGFGGASGVTPPDASEAMTDEKLRALVGVDPDVLVGCDTSCLLHLRGRADALGTPVEVRHVAQILQDALPVAVARSGA from the coding sequence ATGACCGACGAATCCACCGAAGACCCTCTGCGGGTCAGCTTTCTGATCACGTGCGTGGTCGACATCGTGGCGCCCGAGGTGGGTGAGGCCGCGGTGCGCACGCTGCGCGCCGCCAGGTGCACCGTGTCGTGCGACCTCTCGCAGACGTGCTGTGGCCAGCCGGCCTGGAACGCCGGCTTCGCCGAGGACGCCGCGGCGGTCGCCCGGCCCACCCTCGCCGCGCTCGAGGCCGAGCTGGGGCGGGGCGCCGAGTACGTGGTGGTGCCGGCCGGGTCGTGCGCCACGATGGTGCGGCTGTTCTGGCCGGAGCTGTTCGAGATCGTGGGCGACCCCGACGCCGCCGCCCGGGCCCGACGGGTGGGCGAGCGCACCCGCGAGTGGTCGGAGCTGCTGGCGGAGCGGGCGGCCTCGCTGCCGAAGCTCCGCCTGAGCGAGCCCCGCAAGGTGGTCCTGCACCAGAGCTGCCACCGGCAGCGCGAGCTCGATGTCACCCCGCCGCTGGCCCGCCTCCTGGGCCTGGTCGACGGGTGCGAGACCGTCGAGTGGACCGGTGCCGACCGCTGCTGCGGCTTCGGTGGCGCCTCCGGCGTGACGCCACCGGACGCGTCGGAGGCGATGACCGACGAGAAGCTGCGGGCGCTGGTCGGCGTCGATCCCGACGTCCTGGTGGGTTGCGACACGTCGTGCCTGCTGCACCTGCGGGGACGGGCCGACGCCCTGGGCACGCCGGTGGAGGTCCGCCACGTCGCCCAGATCCTGCAGGACGCCCTCCCCGTCGCCGTGGCCCGGAGCGGCGCGTGA
- a CDS encoding LUD domain-containing protein — protein MIAERFSLAGTMLRERTADALADERLRGSLARAFDHHLATHRSDAMAELSGPDALRHAARGVRNDILADLPELLERFADRALARGTHVCWASTGAEARDYISRVVATHGATKVVRAKSMATEEIDLDATLAASGTDVVETDLGLWVGRLADEVPGHIVDPAPHPDRGRQQIHDLLVEKAQTRPSPGRRPHELVRFAQERLREQFLGAGVGITGANLAVADTGSIVLVTNEGNGRLITSLPPVHVVVLGMERLTASWDQADLLLALLARSATGQRLPSSTTVLTGPRATHELDGPEELHVVVLDNGRSRLLADPGVVGILESVEEYLVNRHAHADAPLPLLAGELADVSTSSGPWVGADPTDPAALPLRSDRVGPATGGERAAWRLWATAWSDARRYSATTRAATWGRWVTRLAGRLPVASSWAPVRELPPVAPERFRDRWWKGTV, from the coding sequence GTGATCGCGGAGCGCTTCTCCCTCGCCGGGACGATGCTGCGGGAGCGCACCGCCGATGCACTGGCCGACGAGCGGCTGCGGGGCAGCCTGGCCCGGGCGTTCGACCACCACCTCGCCACCCACCGGAGCGACGCCATGGCCGAGCTGTCCGGGCCCGACGCGCTGCGCCACGCGGCCCGGGGCGTCCGCAACGACATCCTGGCCGACCTACCCGAGCTGCTGGAGCGCTTCGCCGACCGGGCGCTGGCCCGGGGCACCCACGTGTGCTGGGCGTCGACCGGGGCCGAGGCCCGCGACTACATCTCGCGGGTCGTGGCCACGCACGGGGCCACGAAGGTGGTCAGGGCGAAGTCGATGGCCACCGAGGAGATCGACCTCGACGCCACGCTGGCCGCCTCGGGGACCGACGTCGTCGAGACCGACCTGGGCCTGTGGGTGGGCCGGCTCGCCGACGAGGTGCCGGGCCACATCGTCGACCCGGCGCCGCACCCGGACCGGGGCCGCCAGCAGATCCACGACCTGTTGGTCGAGAAGGCGCAGACCCGGCCCTCGCCGGGCAGGAGGCCCCACGAGCTGGTGCGCTTCGCACAGGAGCGGCTCCGGGAGCAGTTCCTCGGCGCCGGGGTCGGGATCACCGGCGCCAACCTGGCGGTGGCCGACACGGGATCGATCGTGCTGGTCACCAACGAGGGCAATGGGCGGCTGATCACCTCCCTGCCGCCGGTGCACGTGGTGGTGCTGGGCATGGAGCGGTTGACCGCGTCGTGGGACCAGGCCGACCTGCTGCTGGCGCTGCTGGCCCGCTCGGCCACTGGGCAGCGGCTGCCGTCGTCCACCACGGTGCTGACCGGACCGCGGGCGACCCACGAGCTCGACGGCCCGGAGGAGCTGCACGTGGTCGTGCTCGACAACGGCCGCAGCCGCCTGCTGGCCGACCCGGGCGTCGTCGGGATACTCGAGAGCGTCGAGGAGTACCTGGTCAACCGCCATGCCCACGCCGACGCGCCGCTGCCGTTGCTGGCCGGCGAGCTGGCCGACGTGTCCACCTCCAGCGGGCCGTGGGTCGGCGCCGACCCGACCGACCCGGCGGCGCTGCCGCTTCGCAGCGACCGGGTGGGCCCGGCGACCGGGGGCGAGCGGGCCGCGTGGCGCCTGTGGGCCACGGCCTGGTCCGACGCCCGCCGCTACAGCGCCACCACCCGTGCCGCCACGTGGGGCCGCTGGGTCACCCGGCTCGCCGGCCGCCTGCCCGTGGCGTCGTCGTGGGCCCCGGTGCGGGAGCTCCCCCCGGTGGCCCCCGAGCGGTTCCGCGACCGATGGTGGAAGGGGACGGTATGA